A single Flavobacterium sp. 1 DNA region contains:
- a CDS encoding efflux RND transporter periplasmic adaptor subunit: MKTLKTITLLSILLMVMIACNSKNKGDHSGHKMTDKTIFYTCSMDPQIKEDKPGKCPICHMALAPAKKSDTDPNEISLSKQQIRLGNITTQAITETQNSLNQNYTGVLTINQEKINTISVRAMGRIEKLFFKTVGDYVAKNQAVYQLYSEDIAIAKQDYFTAFKQLSMPGDFGKNAKNMLASAKQKLLFYGLTNAQIESIKNNKDVSPNTIFYSSHSGTISEIAATEGSYVMEGSGIIKLADLNSLWLETQVNVNYAKSLKIGQKASVTFTDFPNKTINTQVAFINPEINSDTRLLLIRMEIPNQGLQLKPGMQAVVKVMQSNAKGIFLPIDAVIQDENASYVWVEKRPGVFENVMVETGVETNGMIEIISDLDPTKKVVITGAYAINSEYKFRKGSDPMAGMKM, encoded by the coding sequence ATGAAGACATTAAAAACAATAACTTTACTATCAATACTACTTATGGTAATGATAGCTTGCAATTCCAAAAACAAGGGAGATCATAGTGGACACAAAATGACTGATAAAACAATTTTCTACACTTGCTCGATGGATCCTCAGATAAAAGAAGATAAACCGGGTAAATGTCCTATTTGCCATATGGCGTTAGCTCCAGCCAAAAAAAGTGATACTGACCCAAATGAAATAAGTTTAAGCAAACAGCAAATTCGATTGGGCAATATCACTACTCAAGCTATTACAGAAACTCAAAATAGTTTAAATCAAAATTATACGGGAGTTTTGACGATTAATCAGGAGAAAATCAACACCATTTCTGTAAGAGCAATGGGGCGAATTGAAAAGTTGTTTTTCAAAACAGTTGGAGATTATGTTGCCAAAAATCAAGCGGTTTATCAATTATACAGCGAAGATATCGCCATAGCCAAACAGGATTATTTCACGGCATTCAAACAACTGTCGATGCCGGGAGATTTTGGAAAAAATGCGAAAAATATGCTAGCTAGTGCGAAACAAAAACTTCTTTTTTATGGTCTTACCAATGCCCAAATAGAAAGTATTAAAAACAATAAAGATGTTTCACCAAATACCATATTCTACAGTTCTCATAGCGGAACAATTTCTGAAATTGCAGCGACAGAAGGAAGTTATGTAATGGAAGGCTCGGGAATAATAAAATTGGCTGATTTGAACAGCCTTTGGCTCGAAACACAAGTAAACGTAAACTATGCCAAAAGTCTCAAAATAGGTCAAAAAGCCAGCGTCACTTTTACCGATTTCCCGAATAAAACAATTAATACCCAAGTTGCATTTATCAATCCTGAAATTAATTCAGACACTCGATTGCTGTTAATCCGAATGGAAATTCCAAATCAGGGTTTACAGCTAAAACCCGGAATGCAAGCCGTTGTAAAAGTAATGCAATCCAATGCCAAAGGAATTTTTTTACCGATTGATGCGGTAATCCAAGACGAAAATGCTTCCTATGTCTGGGTCGAAAAAAGACCAGGTGTTTTTGAAAATGTTATGGTCGAAACAGGAGTAGAAACCAATGGAATGATTGAAATCATATCCGATTTAGACCCCACTAAAAAAGTGGTGATTACAGGTGCTTATGCCATAAACAGCGAATATAAATTCCGGAAAGGAAGCGACCCAATGGCAGGGATGAAGATGTGA
- a CDS encoding efflux RND transporter permease subunit, with product MVEKLISFSLKNRFVVLLVSACLFAWGVYSVQQNPIDAIPDLSENQVIVFTEWMGRSPQVIEAQVTYPLVSNLQGIPKVKNIRGASMFGMSFVYIVFEDNVDIYWARTRVLERLNYAQRLLPQNVVPTLGPDGTGVGHIFWYHLDGNGMDLGEQRALQDWYVKFALQTVPGVAEVASFGGFEKQYQLVLDPLKMQYYKVTMMEVMNAVKANNNDVGGRKFEMSDMSYIIRGLGYIKNIKDVEEIAIKNYNSIPVRVKDIGSIQMGGDLRLGIFDENGTGEVVGGIVVMRYGENADNVIKAVKAKMKEVEKGLPEGVTFKTSYDRSELIEKAIESVKGTLFEEMIAVSIVVLLFLFHWRSALIILIQIPISVAVAFIFLQAFGISSNIMSLTGIALAIGVLVDDGIVMVENAYRTISEKQEEMDNNQYPT from the coding sequence ATGGTAGAAAAATTAATATCATTTTCATTAAAAAACAGATTCGTAGTCTTGCTCGTTTCGGCCTGTTTATTTGCTTGGGGTGTTTATAGCGTACAGCAAAATCCCATAGATGCCATTCCTGATTTGTCCGAAAATCAAGTAATTGTATTTACGGAGTGGATGGGAAGAAGTCCTCAGGTTATCGAAGCGCAGGTAACTTATCCTTTGGTTTCAAATCTTCAGGGAATTCCAAAAGTCAAGAATATTCGTGGTGCTTCTATGTTTGGAATGAGCTTCGTATATATTGTCTTTGAAGACAATGTTGATATTTATTGGGCAAGAACAAGGGTTTTGGAAAGGCTGAATTATGCTCAGCGCCTTTTGCCCCAAAATGTGGTACCTACGCTTGGTCCTGATGGTACAGGTGTTGGTCACATATTTTGGTATCATTTAGATGGCAATGGTATGGACTTGGGTGAGCAAAGAGCCTTGCAGGATTGGTATGTGAAATTTGCGCTACAAACTGTTCCGGGGGTTGCAGAAGTGGCTTCTTTTGGAGGTTTTGAAAAGCAATACCAATTGGTTTTAGACCCTTTGAAAATGCAATATTATAAAGTCACTATGATGGAAGTGATGAATGCTGTTAAAGCTAATAATAATGATGTAGGAGGGCGGAAATTCGAAATGAGTGATATGTCATACATAATAAGGGGTTTGGGGTATATAAAAAACATAAAGGATGTAGAAGAAATTGCGATTAAAAATTACAATTCTATTCCGGTACGGGTAAAAGACATTGGTTCCATTCAAATGGGAGGTGATCTGCGTTTGGGTATTTTTGATGAAAACGGTACAGGAGAAGTAGTTGGCGGTATTGTAGTTATGCGATATGGAGAAAATGCAGATAATGTCATAAAAGCGGTCAAAGCCAAAATGAAAGAAGTAGAGAAAGGATTGCCCGAGGGCGTTACTTTTAAAACGTCTTATGATAGAAGCGAATTGATTGAAAAAGCAATAGAATCAGTCAAAGGAACACTATTCGAAGAAATGATTGCCGTTTCAATAGTCGTATTGCTTTTTCTTTTTCATTGGCGAAGTGCTTTGATTATTCTGATTCAAATACCAATATCTGTTGCAGTTGCTTTTATCTTTCTGCAGGCCTTTGGAATTTCTTCAAATATTATGTCGCTCACGGGAATTGCTTTAGCAATTGGTGTTTTGGTTGATGACGGAATTGTAATGGTGGAGAATGCGTATAGGACAATTTCGGAGAAACAGGAAGAAATGGATAATAACCAATACCCAACTTAA
- a CDS encoding TolC family protein, whose product MQNIKFYIVLSCLVLSFANSRAQKLTVDNVLSAIKTNNPQLKMYDADIQSMDASAKGARSWMAPQVETGFFMTPYNSNLWKASEMGPGMGNYMLGVTQMIPNASKLNANENLMKAMSSVESENKNFTLNQLNALAKTYYYEWIIIEKKIKIAQDNLQLLEYMIKSMEIRYQYNMDKLPSFYKAKSQYATLQSMIVMLENDASQRKYMLNTLMARNKNEAFEIDSNYEIKDFNLFETDLSSYINNRSDIKAIDKTKEINNYKIEVEKVATRPEFGVKYDHMFAFGNQPQQFSLMGMVTIPMPYSTKMNKANMESYRIKNESLDWQKQMIANEASGMIKGMNAEFLNLKKQYQITQDNIIPALKRNYDTAILAWQNNTGDLFVALEAWEAMNMTQIDALDKLKSILATQVEIEKQLETEKL is encoded by the coding sequence ATGCAAAACATTAAATTTTATATCGTTCTAAGTTGTTTGGTTTTGAGCTTTGCAAATAGTAGAGCACAAAAACTTACGGTGGATAATGTTTTGAGTGCCATCAAAACAAATAATCCACAATTAAAAATGTATGATGCCGATATTCAAAGTATGGATGCTTCGGCCAAAGGAGCCAGAAGTTGGATGGCACCTCAAGTAGAAACAGGTTTCTTTATGACTCCTTATAATTCCAATTTATGGAAAGCCAGTGAAATGGGTCCAGGAATGGGGAATTATATGTTAGGAGTTACCCAAATGATACCTAATGCATCAAAGCTAAACGCTAATGAAAATTTGATGAAAGCGATGTCCTCTGTCGAAAGTGAAAATAAAAATTTCACATTGAATCAATTAAACGCATTGGCCAAAACCTATTATTACGAATGGATTATCATTGAGAAAAAAATAAAAATAGCCCAAGACAACCTCCAGCTTTTGGAGTATATGATAAAAAGTATGGAAATACGCTATCAGTACAATATGGATAAATTGCCATCCTTCTACAAAGCTAAATCCCAATATGCTACTTTGCAAAGTATGATTGTTATGTTGGAAAATGATGCTTCACAGCGAAAATATATGCTCAATACCTTAATGGCTCGAAACAAAAATGAGGCTTTCGAAATTGATTCCAATTACGAGATTAAGGATTTCAATCTTTTTGAGACCGATTTGTCCTCCTATATCAACAACCGCAGCGACATCAAAGCTATTGATAAAACTAAGGAAATCAACAACTATAAAATTGAGGTTGAAAAAGTCGCAACCAGACCTGAATTTGGCGTAAAATACGACCATATGTTTGCTTTTGGCAATCAGCCACAACAATTTTCATTGATGGGAATGGTCACTATTCCAATGCCTTATTCAACCAAAATGAACAAAGCCAATATGGAAAGCTATCGAATAAAAAACGAAAGTCTGGATTGGCAAAAGCAAATGATTGCGAACGAAGCAAGCGGTATGATAAAAGGAATGAATGCTGAGTTTTTGAATCTGAAAAAACAATACCAAATTACGCAGGACAATATTATTCCTGCCTTAAAACGAAACTATGATACCGCCATTTTAGCTTGGCAAAACAACACCGGAGATTTATTCGTGGCGTTAGAAGCTTGGGAAGCAATGAATATGACTCAAATCGATGCTTTAGACAAATTAAAATCGATTTTAGCAACACAGGTAGAAATAGAAAAACAACTTGAAACCGAAAAATTATGA
- a CDS encoding heavy metal-binding domain-containing protein, translated as MKKILFSALIMAFILASCNQKNKEATSDNPHMMDNDSTMMDNDGTITSNDSTVMNDKTKMMNNQAKMYACPMHPEVQGKLNDKCPKCGMKLTEPVPEKKANNK; from the coding sequence ATGAAAAAAATACTCTTTTCGGCCCTAATAATGGCGTTCATATTGGCTTCTTGTAACCAAAAAAACAAAGAAGCAACATCAGACAATCCCCATATGATGGATAATGACAGTACTATGATGGATAATGATGGTACTATAACGAGTAATGATAGCACAGTGATGAATGATAAAACTAAAATGATGAACAATCAAGCAAAAATGTACGCCTGTCCAATGCATCCAGAAGTACAAGGGAAACTGAATGACAAATGCCCTAAATGCGGGATGAAACTAACAGAGCCTGTCCCTGAGAAAAAAGCAAATAACAAATAA
- a CDS encoding efflux RND transporter periplasmic adaptor subunit: MNRYLKFAILFLVVVFIGIAIYFFAAKSRNHSEMEHQNEVYTCSMHPEVIRDKPGSCPICGMALVKKVTEDHSEKNDSINDLLKPTDNFVVGNYQTTTVKDTVIHSEISFPGIVSYDPNSAVNISARISGRIEKMYVNYKYQKVTKGQKIFEIYSPELLTEQQNFIYLISNDSQNTSIINAAKQKLLLYGMSNNQVNILASAKKVNPVIAIYSPANGIITGTEKMDNSSVSLMSTVSSTTEALDVKEGNYIKKGEVVFKLANTDKVWGIFNVLQGYNSLIKMNQSIDITSELDEKNNIYGKINFVETQLNPTDKTNRVRVYLNNSTLKLPIGTRLQGVVQLNSQKGFWLQKQTLVSLGNKKVVFLKLDNGFKATTIQTGIEIDDFVQIIGGVSVGDTIAKNAQYLIDSESFIKTE; encoded by the coding sequence ATGAACAGATATTTAAAATTTGCAATACTATTTTTGGTCGTAGTTTTTATTGGAATTGCAATCTATTTCTTTGCAGCAAAATCAAGAAATCATTCTGAAATGGAACATCAAAATGAGGTTTACACATGCTCGATGCACCCTGAAGTTATCAGAGACAAACCGGGCAGTTGTCCTATTTGCGGAATGGCTTTAGTAAAAAAAGTAACTGAAGACCATTCTGAAAAAAATGACTCTATCAACGATCTTTTGAAACCTACCGATAATTTTGTCGTGGGAAATTATCAAACCACAACGGTAAAAGACACGGTTATACATAGCGAAATCAGTTTCCCCGGAATAGTGAGTTACGATCCTAATTCAGCAGTAAACATATCAGCGAGAATAAGTGGTAGAATTGAAAAAATGTACGTCAACTATAAGTACCAAAAAGTAACCAAAGGACAAAAAATATTTGAAATATACAGTCCGGAATTATTGACCGAACAGCAAAATTTTATCTATTTGATATCCAATGACAGCCAAAACACATCGATTATTAATGCAGCCAAACAGAAATTATTGCTCTATGGGATGTCCAATAATCAGGTGAATATATTGGCTTCCGCCAAAAAAGTGAATCCTGTAATTGCCATTTATAGCCCAGCAAACGGAATCATTACAGGAACCGAAAAAATGGATAATTCTAGTGTCTCACTTATGTCAACTGTAAGTAGCACAACAGAAGCTTTGGATGTCAAAGAGGGAAACTATATTAAAAAAGGAGAAGTTGTTTTCAAGTTAGCGAATACCGACAAAGTTTGGGGTATTTTCAATGTTTTGCAAGGGTACAATAGCCTTATTAAAATGAATCAGTCTATTGATATTACTTCTGAATTGGATGAAAAAAACAATATCTACGGAAAGATAAATTTTGTCGAAACACAATTAAATCCAACTGATAAAACCAATAGGGTTAGGGTGTATTTGAATAATTCAACTCTAAAATTACCCATTGGCACAAGATTGCAGGGTGTTGTACAATTAAATTCCCAAAAGGGATTTTGGCTGCAAAAACAAACTTTGGTTAGTTTGGGCAACAAAAAAGTTGTTTTTCTAAAATTGGACAATGGATTCAAAGCAACAACAATACAAACAGGCATTGAAATAGACGATTTTGTTCAAATTATTGGAGGCGTTTCTGTGGGAGATACAATTGCCAAAAACGCACAATATCTAATTGACAGCGAAAGCTTCATTAAAACCGAATAA
- a CDS encoding DUF3659 domain-containing protein yields MKIQRLISTKTVSSLIMFLMLISLNANAQTKSNSTQNEKIYINKKGEIYDHGWNKLGFITKEDIVKNNEGKTIYFIDVNGNVIDSKGNKLGRAKKNGSYYNIKGENVLNVGKTQEEKCEILDSKGHNMGSVHKNYKLHACAVHCLLLEQKMNNEKSKK; encoded by the coding sequence ATGAAAATTCAAAGATTAATTTCGACAAAAACGGTTTCATCATTAATAATGTTTTTAATGTTAATCTCGTTAAATGCCAATGCACAAACAAAATCGAATTCCACCCAAAATGAAAAAATTTATATAAATAAAAAGGGTGAAATTTATGATCACGGTTGGAACAAATTAGGATTTATTACCAAAGAGGATATTGTGAAAAATAATGAAGGTAAGACCATCTATTTTATTGATGTAAATGGTAATGTAATTGATTCTAAAGGGAACAAGTTGGGTAGGGCAAAAAAGAATGGTTCATATTACAATATAAAAGGTGAAAACGTGCTTAATGTAGGCAAAACACAGGAAGAAAAATGTGAAATACTGGATTCAAAAGGTCATAATATGGGTAGCGTACATAAAAATTACAAACTCCATGCCTGTGCTGTCCATTGCTTATTGTTGGAACAAAAGATGAATAACGAGAAATCAAAAAAATAA
- a CDS encoding efflux RND transporter permease subunit: MKDKLKNIFKKENDPLSSDEKLKLIESSSKLVGPGVFYSTIIVIASFLPVFLLTGMEGKLFSPLAWTKSFILIVDAFFAITLTPVLISFLLKGKLRTENKNPINRKLESIYTPILTLCLKWRKTVLAVNIVALLIGVLMFTRLGSEFMPPLDEGSVLFMPVTLPDVSNSEVKRILQVQDRLIKSIPEVAHVLGKAGRANTATDNSPISMIETIILLKPHQEWREGKTKADIINDINNKLQIPGVTNGFTQPIINRINMLSTGIRTDVGIKIYGENLDTINALSQKIKMALDGTSGVKDLYAEPITGGKYIDIEPKREVIGRYGLSIDDINNVVEASIGGMKLTTTIEGRQRFSVNARYAQEYRSSIEALKKLQVQTMDFGPIPLETVADVKISDGPPMINSENAMLRGSVLFNVRDRDLGSTVKEAQKKLNEMITKMPKGYYVEWSGQWENQIRANKTLGLILPIVVVIIFLILYFTYRSMKEALITMITVPFALIGGVFMVYFYGINLSVAVAVGFIALFGLAVETAMLITIYLNEAMNKMAAKHGNSKETLTEEIVREYIIEGSAKRLRPKLMTVSVSLFGLIPILWATGTGADVMLPITVPLIGGTITSTIYVLLVTPVVFEMVKLHELKTKGKISLIDAKH; encoded by the coding sequence ATGAAAGATAAACTCAAAAATATATTCAAAAAAGAAAACGACCCGTTATCTTCCGATGAGAAACTGAAACTAATTGAATCCTCTTCAAAATTAGTTGGACCGGGTGTGTTTTATTCGACAATAATAGTAATTGCTTCATTTTTACCCGTATTCCTGCTTACGGGAATGGAGGGTAAATTGTTTAGTCCATTAGCTTGGACAAAATCTTTTATACTAATTGTGGATGCGTTTTTTGCGATTACACTTACGCCTGTGCTGATTAGTTTTTTACTCAAAGGCAAACTTCGAACAGAAAACAAAAATCCAATAAACAGAAAATTGGAAAGTATTTACACACCCATTTTGACGCTTTGTTTAAAATGGAGAAAAACAGTTTTGGCAGTCAATATTGTGGCGCTTTTAATTGGCGTATTGATGTTTACTCGTTTGGGATCCGAGTTTATGCCACCGCTCGATGAAGGTTCTGTCTTGTTTATGCCTGTAACATTGCCCGATGTGTCCAATTCTGAAGTGAAGCGAATTTTGCAGGTTCAGGACCGATTGATAAAATCAATTCCCGAAGTGGCTCACGTTTTAGGAAAAGCAGGCAGAGCGAATACGGCAACCGACAACAGCCCCATAAGTATGATAGAAACAATTATTTTATTAAAGCCTCATCAGGAATGGAGAGAAGGTAAAACGAAAGCGGATATTATAAATGATATCAACAATAAACTGCAAATACCAGGAGTAACTAATGGATTTACACAGCCTATTATAAACCGTATCAATATGCTTTCGACAGGTATTCGAACTGATGTTGGAATAAAAATTTACGGAGAAAATTTAGACACCATTAATGCTTTATCACAAAAAATAAAAATGGCATTAGATGGAACTTCGGGAGTAAAAGACTTGTACGCTGAACCTATTACGGGCGGAAAATACATTGATATTGAACCCAAAAGAGAAGTCATTGGCAGATACGGGCTTTCAATCGATGATATAAACAACGTAGTGGAAGCTTCAATTGGAGGAATGAAACTCACCACAACCATCGAGGGAAGACAGCGTTTTTCGGTAAACGCACGATATGCACAAGAATATCGAAGTAGTATTGAAGCCTTGAAAAAACTGCAAGTACAGACAATGGATTTTGGCCCAATTCCTTTGGAAACGGTTGCCGATGTAAAAATAAGCGATGGTCCGCCAATGATAAACAGCGAAAATGCAATGCTTCGCGGCAGTGTATTGTTTAATGTTCGTGACCGTGATTTAGGGAGTACGGTCAAAGAAGCACAGAAAAAACTGAATGAAATGATAACAAAAATGCCCAAAGGCTATTATGTGGAATGGAGTGGTCAATGGGAAAACCAAATCAGAGCCAATAAAACATTGGGCTTGATTCTACCCATCGTCGTGGTTATTATTTTCCTCATATTATATTTCACTTATCGTTCCATGAAAGAGGCTTTGATTACGATGATAACGGTTCCGTTTGCATTAATCGGCGGTGTTTTTATGGTGTATTTCTATGGAATAAATTTGTCGGTTGCCGTTGCCGTCGGTTTTATTGCCTTATTTGGTTTGGCAGTCGAAACGGCAATGCTGATTACCATTTATCTCAATGAGGCTATGAACAAAATGGCAGCAAAACACGGCAATAGCAAAGAAACCTTGACAGAAGAAATAGTAAGAGAGTATATCATTGAAGGTTCAGCCAAGCGATTGCGCCCAAAACTGATGACGGTTTCGGTTTCATTATTTGGTCTGATTCCTATTCTTTGGGCAACGGGAACAGGAGCTGATGTAATGCTCCCAATCACTGTTCCGCTTATAGGAGGAACAATTACTTCAACGATTTATGTATTATTAGTAACCCCTGTTGTTTTTGAAATGGTGAAACTTCACGAATTAAAAACAAAAGGAAAAATCAGTCTCATAGATGCAAAACATTAA
- a CDS encoding heavy metal translocating P-type ATPase, whose translation MIHSYNITGMTCDGCRTKVEKTLNAIDGIVATVLLNPPTATITMEKHISTAQLQEALTAVGKYTIETSNAENSKHTTTNVPVAKSCCSEHSHSDKKEAIIPSNTKGKYYCPMHCEGDKIYDKAGDCPVCGMHLEKIQELNTSPIKFTCPMHPEVIKDTPGSCPICGMDLVPMEPSDGEDQKTYKNLVKKMKVAVIFTVPVFAIAMIEMMPNNPLLKIMDATKWNWVQFTLSLPVVFYACWMFFVRAFKSIITWNLNMFTLIGIGTGVAFLFSLVGMFFPSIFPNEFKTETGAVLLYFEATTVILTLVLLGQLLEAKAHSQTSGAIKELLKLAPTEATLVIDGSDKVISIHDIKKGDLLRVKPGDKIPVDGKISDGESSIDEAMITGEPIPVDKKKDDNVIAGTINGNKSFVMIAEKVGSETLLSQIVKMVNDASRSKAPIQKLADSIAKYFVPIVVTISVITFFVWAKFGPEPALVYGFINAIAVLIIACPCALGLATPMSVMVGVGKGAQLGVLIKNAEALENMNKVNVLITDKTGTITEGKPSVEKVFASNNNENDLLQNIASLNQYSEHPLAQAVVNYAKAKNISLIEIKDFEAVAGKGVTGTVTNKKVALGNKKLMEQVKATVSDDLENKIIAEQKLGKTVSYIAVDGIAVGFVSITDAIKISSKEAIKELMRQGVEVIMLTGDNVNTAKAVADELNLSSYKASCLPEDKLNEIKRLQSEGKIVAMAGDGINDAPALAQADIGIAMGTGTDVAIESAKITLVKGDLQGIVKAKNLSHAVMRNIKQNLFFAFFYNVLGVPIAAGVLYPFFGILLSPMIAALAMSFSSVSVIVNALRLRSLKL comes from the coding sequence ATGATACATAGTTACAACATTACTGGAATGACATGTGATGGATGTCGAACAAAAGTCGAAAAAACATTGAATGCTATTGATGGTATTGTAGCAACAGTTTTGTTAAATCCACCCACAGCTACCATTACTATGGAAAAACACATTTCAACAGCACAACTGCAAGAAGCATTAACAGCCGTTGGAAAATACACCATAGAAACAAGTAATGCTGAAAACTCAAAACATACTACAACAAATGTGCCTGTTGCAAAATCTTGTTGTTCCGAGCATTCCCATAGTGATAAAAAGGAAGCCATAATACCAAGTAATACCAAAGGAAAATATTATTGTCCAATGCATTGCGAAGGAGATAAAATATATGATAAAGCTGGTGATTGCCCAGTTTGTGGAATGCATCTTGAAAAAATACAGGAACTCAATACCAGTCCTATTAAGTTTACTTGTCCGATGCATCCCGAAGTTATTAAAGATACTCCTGGTTCGTGTCCTATTTGCGGAATGGATTTGGTGCCAATGGAGCCGAGCGATGGTGAAGACCAAAAAACCTATAAAAATTTAGTCAAGAAAATGAAAGTGGCAGTAATTTTTACCGTTCCTGTTTTTGCCATCGCAATGATAGAAATGATGCCAAACAATCCGTTACTTAAAATAATGGATGCGACAAAATGGAATTGGGTACAATTTACACTTTCACTTCCTGTTGTTTTTTATGCGTGTTGGATGTTCTTTGTTCGTGCCTTCAAATCTATTATTACTTGGAATTTGAATATGTTTACCCTTATCGGTATAGGAACTGGAGTTGCTTTTTTGTTCAGTTTAGTTGGAATGTTTTTTCCTAGTATTTTCCCAAACGAATTCAAAACTGAAACGGGAGCAGTTTTATTATATTTTGAAGCTACAACAGTAATTCTAACATTGGTTTTATTAGGACAATTATTGGAAGCCAAAGCCCACAGTCAAACTAGCGGAGCCATCAAAGAATTATTAAAACTTGCTCCAACCGAAGCAACTTTGGTTATTGACGGAAGCGATAAAGTAATTTCAATTCACGACATCAAGAAAGGAGATTTATTACGAGTAAAACCTGGAGACAAAATACCAGTTGATGGAAAAATAAGTGATGGCGAAAGTAGCATTGATGAAGCAATGATTACAGGAGAACCTATTCCGGTCGACAAAAAGAAAGATGACAATGTTATTGCAGGAACTATAAACGGTAACAAATCCTTTGTAATGATTGCAGAAAAAGTAGGTTCAGAAACCTTGCTTTCGCAAATTGTGAAAATGGTAAATGATGCCAGTCGCTCTAAAGCACCAATCCAAAAATTAGCAGATAGTATTGCTAAATATTTTGTGCCAATTGTTGTAACCATTTCAGTTATTACCTTTTTTGTTTGGGCAAAATTTGGTCCAGAACCCGCGTTGGTTTATGGTTTTATAAATGCGATTGCGGTTTTAATTATTGCATGTCCTTGTGCATTGGGTTTGGCTACGCCAATGTCAGTAATGGTTGGAGTTGGAAAAGGTGCACAATTGGGAGTTTTGATAAAAAATGCCGAAGCATTAGAAAATATGAATAAAGTAAATGTTTTAATAACCGATAAAACAGGAACAATAACAGAAGGAAAACCATCAGTAGAAAAGGTTTTTGCATCAAACAATAATGAGAATGATTTGCTGCAAAACATCGCTTCTTTAAATCAATACAGTGAGCATCCATTAGCCCAAGCGGTTGTAAATTATGCCAAAGCAAAAAACATTTCATTAATAGAAATCAAAGATTTTGAAGCCGTTGCAGGAAAAGGAGTTACAGGAACAGTTACCAATAAAAAAGTAGCATTGGGCAATAAAAAACTAATGGAACAAGTCAAAGCCACAGTTTCTGATGATTTAGAAAACAAAATTATTGCCGAACAGAAACTAGGAAAAACTGTTTCCTATATTGCTGTTGATGGCATTGCAGTGGGTTTTGTATCAATTACCGATGCAATTAAAATTTCAAGTAAAGAAGCCATAAAAGAACTAATGCGACAAGGTGTTGAAGTAATTATGCTTACCGGCGATAATGTAAATACAGCCAAAGCGGTTGCCGATGAATTAAACTTATCATCCTACAAAGCGAGTTGTTTACCCGAAGACAAATTAAACGAAATTAAGCGTTTACAATCCGAAGGAAAAATTGTAGCAATGGCTGGAGACGGTATAAATGATGCACCAGCATTAGCACAAGCCGATATTGGCATAGCAATGGGAACCGGAACTGATGTGGCTATTGAAAGTGCTAAAATCACATTAGTAAAAGGCGATTTACAAGGTATTGTAAAAGCTAAAAATTTAAGCCACGCTGTAATGCGAAACATCAAGCAAAACTTATTCTTTGCCTTCTTCTACAATGTTCTTGGAGTTCCAATTGCAGCAGGTGTTTTATATCCATTTTTTGGAATTCTATTATCGCCGATGATTGCAGCTTTGGCAATGAGTTTTAGCTCGGTTTCTGTAATTGTAAATGCGTTGCGATTAAGAAGTTTGAAATTGTAA